The Caldisalinibacter kiritimatiensis genomic interval TTGATGCTAAAGGACTTAATTTAAAAGAAGAAACAACAAGGCATCCAAGAGCAACAGAACATATTGATGACATAATTGAGTTTATAAAAGGTCTTGTTGATAAAGGATATGCTTATAGTGCAAATGGAGATGTATATTTTGATGTTACAAAACTAGAGGACTATGGAAAATTATCTAAAAAGAATATTGAGGAATTAATAAGTGGTGCTAGAGTGCAAATAAATGAAAATAAAAGACATCCAATGGATTTCGTGTTGTGGAAAAGTGAAAAACCAGGAGAACCGTCGTGGGATAGTCCATGGGGCAAAGGTAGACCTGGTTGGCATATAGAATGTTCTGTAATGGCTAGAAAATACCTTGGAGATACCATAGACATACATGCTGGTGGAGAAGACTTGCAGTTTCCACACCATGAGAATGAAATAGCACAAAGTGAAAGTTTGACAGGTAAGCCATTTGCTAATTATTGGCTTCACAATGGAATGATAAACAATCAAAATGTAAAAATGTCCAAATCAAAAAATAACTTCTTTACTGTTAGAGAAATAAGTAAAGAGTTCGATTTAGAAATAATTAGATTCCTTATACTATCAGGACATTATAGAAAGCCTATAAACTTTAGTAGAGACCTTGTAATTCAAGCAAAAAATGGATTAGACAGATTGTACAATGGTAAGAAGAATTTAGAGCATTTAATGGATGTTTGTGAAGATAAAGAATTAACAGATAACGATAAAGATATGTTAAAAGCTATAGAACAGTTTAAAGCTCAATTTATAGAGAGTATGGATGATGATTTAAATACTCCTGATGGAATAACAGCTCTATTTGAATTAGTGAAATATGCTAATTCAAATTTTAGTCATGAAACCCCAAAGAGTGTAGTTAAAAAAGCATATGATGTACTTGTAGAGCTAAGTAATGTACTAGGTATATTATCTAAACAAGAAGAGTTATTAGATGAAGAGATAATGGAATTAATAGAAAAAAGAAACGAAGCAAGGAAAAACAAAAATTATGAATTAGCTGATAAAATAAGAGATGAATTAAAAGAAAAAGGTATAATATTACAGGATACACCTCAAGGGGTAAAATGGAAGAGAGTTTAGGTGAAAATATGGCTGATAAATTATTTGATAGATTAAAGGCTATGATACAAGAAAAAGATATAAGAGCTGTTAAAATGATGTCCCCTCTACATCTTGCATATATTGGTGATGCTGTTTATGAAGTTTTGGTAAG includes:
- the cysS gene encoding cysteine--tRNA ligase — encoded protein: MKLYNTLTRKKEDFKPIREDKVTMYVCGPTVYNYIHVGNARPFVVFDVLRRYLEYKGYEVDYLLNFTDIDDKMIKRANEEGKTVKEVADRFIGEYLIDAKGLNLKEETTRHPRATEHIDDIIEFIKGLVDKGYAYSANGDVYFDVTKLEDYGKLSKKNIEELISGARVQINENKRHPMDFVLWKSEKPGEPSWDSPWGKGRPGWHIECSVMARKYLGDTIDIHAGGEDLQFPHHENEIAQSESLTGKPFANYWLHNGMINNQNVKMSKSKNNFFTVREISKEFDLEIIRFLILSGHYRKPINFSRDLVIQAKNGLDRLYNGKKNLEHLMDVCEDKELTDNDKDMLKAIEQFKAQFIESMDDDLNTPDGITALFELVKYANSNFSHETPKSVVKKAYDVLVELSNVLGILSKQEELLDEEIMELIEKRNEARKNKNYELADKIRDELKEKGIILQDTPQGVKWKRV